One segment of Pseudoalteromonas rubra DNA contains the following:
- the gcvP gene encoding aminomethyl-transferring glycine dehydrogenase, which produces MSNAKSLEQLEQKQDFIRRHIGPSPAQVSDMLAALGVSSVEELIGQTVPSSILLEQGLQIGESRTEVETLSYLKSVASKNKVFKSYIGQGYHPTHVPNVILRNVLENPGWYTAYTPYQPEIAQGRLESLLNFQTMTMDITGLDLASASLLDESTAAAEAMALAKRVSKAKKANLFFIAEDVHTQTIDVVTTRAEQFGFEVIVGPASDAANHEIFGALFQYPTTSGEVVDITDIIAQVQSKKAIACVAADIMSLMLLKAPGKLGADVVLGSAQRFGVPMGYGGPHAAFFATRDAYKRSLPGRIIGVSKDRLGNDALRMAMQTREQHIRREKANSNICTAQVLLANMAAFYAVYHGPQGLKTIAERINRFASILATGLKAKGVALKHDTWFDTITVVANDADKDAVVARAVANEVNFAINHAGEYSIALNETTTRADIAELFNIILGEGHGLDVAALDSEVAANGITGIPASLVRDDEVLTHDNFNSYHSETEMLRYIKRLENKDLALNHSMISLGSCTMKLNATAEMIPVTWPEFAELHPFCPLEQAQGYQVMMTELHDWLVNITGYDAVSLQPNSGAQGEYAGLIAIRKYHESRGEGHRNVCLIPSSAHGTNPASAQMASMKVVVVGCDSDGNIDLDDLRAKAEDVSENLSCIMVTYPSTHGVYEEAIREVCEIVHQHGGQVYMDGANMNAQVGVTSPGSIGSDVSHLNLHKTFCIPHGGGGPGVGPIGVKSHLAPFMPNHSVIKVAGTNEGNGAVSAAPYGSAAILPISWAYIAMMGSEGLKQATEMAIVNANYLTEKLSKHYPVLYRGRNDRVAHECIIDLRPLKESSGITEMDVAKRLMDYGFHAPTMSFPVAGTLMIEPTESESKVEIDRFIEAMISIRAEIAKVENGEWSVENNPLVFAPHTQADVLGNEWDRAYDRFYAAFPVASVAKDKFWPTVTRIDDVYGDRNLICSCPAVETYAE; this is translated from the coding sequence ATGTCAAACGCCAAATCTCTTGAACAACTAGAGCAAAAGCAAGACTTTATTCGTCGCCACATTGGCCCGAGCCCGGCTCAGGTGAGTGACATGCTTGCTGCGCTTGGAGTATCGAGTGTTGAAGAGCTGATCGGTCAGACAGTACCTAGCTCAATTTTGTTAGAGCAAGGCCTGCAAATTGGTGAAAGCCGTACCGAAGTAGAAACGCTGAGCTACCTGAAATCTGTAGCAAGCAAAAACAAGGTCTTCAAATCTTACATCGGTCAGGGTTACCACCCGACACACGTGCCAAACGTTATCTTGCGTAACGTACTGGAAAACCCAGGTTGGTATACTGCGTATACGCCATATCAGCCAGAGATTGCACAAGGCCGCCTTGAGTCTTTGCTTAACTTCCAGACTATGACCATGGACATCACCGGCCTTGACCTGGCCAGTGCGTCATTGCTTGACGAATCAACCGCAGCAGCCGAAGCCATGGCGCTGGCTAAGCGTGTTTCTAAAGCGAAAAAAGCAAACCTGTTCTTCATTGCTGAAGACGTACACACACAAACCATCGACGTAGTCACAACCCGTGCCGAGCAGTTTGGTTTTGAAGTGATCGTTGGCCCTGCAAGCGATGCGGCAAATCACGAGATCTTCGGTGCCCTGTTCCAGTATCCAACTACGTCAGGTGAAGTGGTTGACATCACGGACATCATCGCACAAGTACAAAGCAAAAAAGCGATTGCCTGTGTGGCCGCTGACATCATGAGCTTAATGCTGCTGAAAGCACCAGGTAAACTGGGTGCAGACGTGGTGCTGGGTTCTGCACAGCGCTTTGGTGTACCTATGGGTTACGGTGGTCCACACGCTGCTTTCTTCGCAACACGCGATGCATACAAGCGTTCACTGCCAGGTCGTATTATTGGTGTATCAAAAGACCGTTTAGGCAACGATGCGCTACGTATGGCAATGCAAACACGCGAGCAGCACATCCGCCGCGAAAAAGCCAACTCAAACATTTGTACAGCGCAGGTACTTCTGGCCAACATGGCTGCATTCTATGCGGTGTACCACGGTCCTCAGGGCCTGAAAACCATTGCTGAGCGCATTAACCGTTTCGCCAGCATTCTGGCAACTGGCCTGAAAGCCAAAGGCGTAGCACTGAAGCACGACACCTGGTTTGACACCATCACCGTGGTTGCTAACGATGCTGACAAAGACGCGGTAGTCGCGCGCGCCGTTGCAAACGAAGTGAACTTTGCCATCAACCACGCTGGCGAGTACTCAATTGCACTGAACGAAACCACCACACGTGCTGACATCGCTGAACTGTTCAACATCATCCTGGGCGAAGGCCATGGCTTAGATGTAGCTGCACTGGACAGTGAAGTTGCTGCAAATGGCATTACTGGTATTCCGGCGAGCCTGGTACGTGATGACGAAGTACTGACACACGACAACTTCAACAGTTACCACAGCGAAACTGAGATGCTGCGTTACATCAAGCGTCTTGAGAACAAAGATTTGGCACTGAACCACTCTATGATCTCTCTGGGTTCTTGTACCATGAAGCTGAATGCGACCGCTGAGATGATCCCGGTCACCTGGCCTGAGTTCGCTGAACTACACCCATTCTGCCCGCTAGAACAGGCACAGGGTTATCAGGTAATGATGACTGAGCTGCACGACTGGCTGGTTAACATCACAGGTTACGATGCAGTGTCACTGCAACCTAACTCAGGTGCTCAGGGTGAATACGCGGGTCTGATCGCTATTCGTAAATACCACGAGTCACGTGGCGAAGGTCACCGTAACGTGTGTCTGATCCCAAGCTCTGCACACGGTACTAACCCGGCGTCGGCGCAAATGGCCAGCATGAAAGTGGTTGTGGTTGGCTGTGACAGCGACGGCAACATCGACCTGGACGACCTGCGTGCGAAAGCAGAAGACGTATCTGAGAACCTGTCTTGTATCATGGTTACTTACCCGTCTACCCACGGTGTATACGAAGAAGCTATCCGCGAAGTGTGTGAGATCGTTCACCAGCACGGCGGCCAGGTTTATATGGACGGCGCGAACATGAATGCACAGGTTGGCGTAACCAGCCCGGGTTCAATCGGTTCTGACGTATCGCACCTGAATCTGCACAAAACATTCTGTATCCCGCACGGTGGTGGTGGCCCGGGTGTTGGTCCTATCGGTGTTAAATCACACCTGGCACCATTCATGCCTAACCACAGCGTGATCAAAGTAGCTGGCACCAACGAAGGTAACGGCGCAGTTTCTGCGGCACCTTACGGCTCAGCAGCTATCCTGCCAATCTCTTGGGCGTACATTGCCATGATGGGCAGCGAAGGTCTGAAGCAGGCCACTGAAATGGCCATCGTGAACGCGAACTATCTGACAGAGAAGCTAAGCAAGCACTACCCGGTACTCTACCGTGGCCGCAACGACCGTGTTGCCCACGAATGTATTATCGACCTGCGTCCGCTTAAAGAAAGCTCAGGCATCACTGAAATGGACGTGGCTAAGCGTCTGATGGACTATGGTTTCCACGCACCGACTATGTCATTCCCGGTTGCTGGCACGCTGATGATCGAGCCAACGGAGTCTGAGTCTAAGGTAGAAATCGACCGCTTCATCGAAGCCATGATCTCTATCCGTGCGGAAATCGCCAAAGTAGAAAACGGCGAATGGTCAGTAGAAAACAACCCACTGGTGTTCGCACCACACACCCAGGCAGACGTACTGGGCAACGAGTGGGATCGCGCCTACGACCGCTTCTACGCAGCCTTCCCGGTCGCATCAGTAGCAAAAGACAAGTTCTGGCCAACGGTAACCCGTATCGACGACGTATACGGCGACCGTAACCTTATTTGTTCTTGCCCAGCTGTAGAGACTTATGCTGAGTAA
- a CDS encoding UPF0149 family protein, whose translation MSEFRDYQQAQLLLEQHDIYIAPAEVHGTISGLLACGLNIEEQEYLGLLSDVFNDGQKFAAPLKEFFAELYKLVVAHFNDPEHHFELYLPLEESLSDQANALVAWVSGFLLGFGLKQKDYGKFSADVKEVIGDFSEITKLDTHFDESEEDKQALHEVIEYIRVSALLCFAELGKDAASSTSKTVH comes from the coding sequence ATGAGTGAATTTAGAGATTATCAGCAAGCGCAGCTACTGCTGGAACAACACGATATCTACATTGCCCCGGCTGAAGTGCACGGTACCATCAGCGGGTTACTTGCATGTGGCCTGAATATCGAAGAGCAGGAATACCTTGGGCTGCTGAGCGATGTCTTTAACGATGGTCAGAAGTTTGCCGCGCCATTGAAAGAATTTTTTGCCGAGCTGTATAAGCTGGTGGTTGCACATTTTAATGATCCAGAGCACCACTTTGAACTGTATTTACCACTAGAAGAAAGCCTGAGCGATCAGGCCAATGCACTGGTAGCCTGGGTGTCCGGGTTCTTGCTTGGCTTTGGCCTTAAGCAAAAAGACTATGGTAAGTTTTCGGCTGACGTAAAGGAAGTGATTGGTGACTTTAGCGAGATCACTAAATTAGATACTCATTTCGATGAAAGTGAAGAAGACAAACAGGCGCTGCATGAAGTGATTGAATACATCCGTGTATCGGCACTGCTGTGTTTTGCTGAGCTTGGTAAAGACGCCGCTTCATCGACCTCTAAAACAGTGCATTAA
- a CDS encoding lysophospholipid acyltransferase family protein, which translates to MDKYADIRPYNDDEVPAALQRLLDDDQFIDVIAEHNLPKWLAGWALISRPLVRSRLKKKWQSVNSVDAVQDEVAGYLAVLIERTTSKVTYSGLDQLDGQGAYLFISNHRDIVLDPALVNWGLHQQKMKTVRIAIGDNLLQVPYITELMRLNKSFIVKRSAKAPKEMLRALSQLSAYIYDSLTEGNSIWIAQKEGRAKDGVDFTDPALLKMLQLQGRKLKLPFAEYVRQLKIVPVSISYQYEPCAVSKARELYHKQQFGEYVKAEGEDINSIIEGFSSDKGHVHVAFGTPIDDDFETPEQLAEIIDQQIVSNYYLHSSNYLAAGDESQSSEQDKNHFTNALEQVPEELRQLVLSIYAQPAKRKLSQ; encoded by the coding sequence GTGGATAAATACGCAGATATCAGACCTTACAATGACGATGAAGTCCCCGCAGCTTTGCAGCGTTTGTTGGACGATGATCAGTTTATTGATGTGATTGCGGAGCATAACCTGCCCAAATGGCTGGCAGGATGGGCGCTGATATCCCGGCCACTAGTGCGCAGCCGGTTGAAGAAAAAGTGGCAGTCTGTGAACAGTGTCGATGCGGTTCAGGATGAGGTAGCAGGGTATCTGGCGGTGTTGATTGAGCGCACCACCAGCAAGGTGACCTATTCAGGGTTAGATCAGCTTGATGGCCAGGGGGCTTATCTGTTTATCTCTAATCACAGAGACATTGTCCTGGACCCGGCCCTGGTTAACTGGGGTTTGCATCAGCAAAAAATGAAAACAGTGCGTATCGCCATTGGTGATAACCTGCTTCAGGTCCCTTACATCACTGAGTTAATGCGCTTAAATAAGAGTTTTATTGTTAAGCGCTCTGCCAAAGCACCAAAAGAAATGTTACGCGCTTTGTCTCAGCTGTCGGCTTATATTTATGATTCACTGACTGAGGGTAATTCAATCTGGATTGCACAAAAAGAGGGCCGCGCTAAAGATGGTGTCGACTTTACCGATCCGGCGTTGCTGAAGATGTTGCAACTACAAGGGCGCAAGCTAAAACTGCCGTTTGCTGAATATGTGCGCCAGCTTAAGATTGTACCGGTATCGATTTCCTATCAGTACGAGCCATGCGCCGTGTCAAAAGCGCGTGAGCTGTATCATAAACAGCAGTTTGGGGAATATGTTAAAGCTGAAGGTGAAGACATCAACAGCATCATCGAAGGATTTAGCAGTGACAAAGGCCATGTACACGTGGCATTTGGTACGCCCATTGATGATGACTTTGAAACACCGGAGCAGCTTGCTGAAATTATCGATCAGCAGATTGTCAGCAACTACTATCTGCATTCCAGTAACTATCTGGCTGCGGGCGACGAAAGCCAAAGCAGTGAGCAGGATAAAAACCATTTTACGAATGCGCTGGAGCAGGTGCCGGAAGAGTTACGTCAACTGGTGCTGTCTATTTACGCGCAGCCCGCCAAACGCAAATTGTCGCAGTAA
- the ubiH gene encoding 2-octaprenyl-6-methoxyphenyl hydroxylase, giving the protein MQHFDVLIVGGGMAGATAAVTIKKQQPDSRIAVIEAFEPKTAHHPSFDDRSLALAEQSVSYLRALGLFDPNWDFAEPITQVHVSDRGHFGKATITHDEFAVDALGYVVEVNPYGAYLHQQLSKLDIALYCPAKIAKLTQQQAQVEVLLDSGESLSGKLLVVADGAQSPTRSKLNIGFDSVAYTQGALIANVQISDKHHGQAFERFTEHGPMALLPMSSNRYSLVWCMPEQALTSLSECEESEFLTRLQAAFGYRAGMFERVGRRTSYPLVLGRVEQLVHHRCVLIGNAAHAIHPIAGQGFNLGLRDIQALAEQLQKIDRQEWGSHGFTHGYKIARESDIRRVMTLTDALVRLFSNDSRMLALGRSCGLLSMSLFSQLKAPLARQLMGRTL; this is encoded by the coding sequence TTGCAACACTTTGATGTGTTAATCGTGGGGGGCGGCATGGCAGGTGCTACGGCCGCCGTCACGATAAAAAAACAGCAACCCGATAGCCGGATAGCGGTTATTGAAGCCTTTGAACCTAAAACTGCACATCATCCCAGCTTTGACGACCGTAGCCTGGCATTGGCCGAGCAATCGGTATCTTATTTGCGTGCTTTAGGCTTGTTTGATCCAAACTGGGATTTTGCTGAGCCTATCACTCAGGTACATGTGTCAGATCGGGGTCATTTTGGCAAAGCCACAATTACCCATGATGAGTTTGCCGTTGATGCGCTGGGCTATGTGGTTGAGGTCAACCCTTATGGCGCTTATCTGCATCAGCAGCTCAGCAAGCTGGATATAGCATTGTATTGCCCTGCTAAGATAGCCAAGCTGACGCAGCAACAGGCGCAGGTCGAGGTGTTGCTAGACAGTGGCGAGAGCCTGTCGGGTAAGTTACTGGTTGTGGCCGATGGTGCGCAATCGCCGACTCGCAGCAAGCTGAATATTGGCTTTGACAGTGTCGCATACACACAAGGTGCCCTGATTGCTAACGTACAGATCAGCGACAAGCATCACGGGCAAGCGTTTGAGCGTTTCACAGAGCACGGTCCGATGGCGCTGTTGCCCATGAGCAGCAACCGCTACTCTCTGGTGTGGTGTATGCCTGAGCAGGCACTGACGTCTTTAAGTGAGTGCGAAGAGTCTGAATTTTTGACTCGTTTGCAAGCGGCCTTTGGCTATCGTGCCGGGATGTTTGAACGGGTTGGCAGACGAACCAGTTATCCACTGGTACTGGGGCGGGTAGAGCAGCTGGTGCATCATCGTTGTGTACTTATAGGGAACGCCGCACATGCCATTCACCCGATTGCCGGACAAGGCTTTAATTTGGGGCTGCGTGACATTCAGGCGCTGGCTGAGCAACTGCAAAAGATTGACCGACAGGAGTGGGGCAGTCATGGCTTTACGCACGGCTATAAAATCGCGCGCGAGTCAGATATCCGCCGTGTTATGACGCTAACCGATGCACTGGTCAGGCTGTTTTCTAATGATTCTCGTATGTTGGCATTGGGACGCAGTTGCGGCCTGTTGTCGATGAGCCTGTTCTCACAACTGAAAGCGCCACTGGCGCGACAACTCATGGGACGAACCCTGTAA
- the gcvT gene encoding glycine cleavage system aminomethyltransferase GcvT encodes MTSKTVLHAKHLEAGAKMVDFHGWEMPINYGSQIEEHNAVREDAGMFDVSHMTIVDVKGAGAQAFLRKLVANDVAKLKVAGKALYTGMLNEQGGVIDDLIIYFFTETEYRLVVNSATREKDLAHMNGVAADFDVALTERPEYAMIAVQGPNAKAKTATILSDAQNAAVEGMKPFFGVQAEELFIATTGYTGEDGYEIVVHNDDAAQLWQKLLDAGVRPAGLGARDTLRLEAGMNLYGSDMDESVSPLAANMAWTIAWEPAERDFIGRKVIEQQRADKSTDKLVGLVLESKGVLRGGSKVIVEGGEGVITSGTFSPTLGFSVALARVPRSTGDTAQVEMRKKLVDVKVVKPCFVRNGKSVL; translated from the coding sequence ATGACTTCTAAAACAGTACTGCATGCCAAGCATCTAGAAGCTGGCGCGAAAATGGTCGATTTCCACGGCTGGGAAATGCCAATCAATTATGGCTCACAAATCGAAGAGCACAACGCTGTGCGTGAAGACGCAGGCATGTTTGATGTATCTCACATGACAATCGTTGATGTGAAAGGCGCAGGTGCACAGGCGTTCTTGCGTAAGCTGGTTGCTAACGATGTGGCAAAGCTCAAAGTAGCGGGTAAAGCACTTTACACTGGCATGCTGAACGAGCAGGGCGGCGTGATTGATGATTTGATCATCTACTTCTTCACTGAAACTGAATACCGCCTGGTTGTAAACTCTGCTACACGCGAAAAAGACTTAGCGCACATGAACGGTGTTGCAGCTGACTTTGATGTGGCGCTCACTGAGCGTCCAGAGTACGCGATGATTGCGGTACAGGGTCCAAATGCCAAAGCAAAAACAGCGACCATTCTGAGCGATGCGCAAAATGCAGCAGTAGAAGGCATGAAGCCTTTCTTTGGTGTACAAGCCGAAGAGCTGTTCATTGCGACCACGGGCTACACAGGTGAAGACGGCTACGAAATCGTTGTACACAACGATGATGCTGCGCAACTGTGGCAAAAATTATTAGATGCGGGCGTCCGTCCGGCTGGCCTAGGTGCACGTGATACGCTACGTTTAGAAGCAGGCATGAACCTTTATGGCTCAGATATGGATGAAAGCGTTTCTCCATTGGCTGCTAACATGGCATGGACCATTGCCTGGGAGCCGGCAGAGCGTGACTTTATCGGTCGTAAGGTGATAGAGCAGCAACGTGCAGACAAGAGCACTGATAAGCTGGTTGGCCTGGTACTTGAGAGCAAAGGCGTTCTGCGCGGCGGCTCTAAAGTTATCGTAGAAGGTGGCGAAGGTGTTATCACTTCTGGTACATTCTCGCCGACGTTAGGCTTTAGCGTAGCTTTGGCCCGTGTACCTCGCTCTACGGGTGACACAGCTCAGGTTGAAATGCGCAAAAAGCTGGTAGACGTTAAAGTGGTTAAACCTTGCTTTGTACGCAATGGTAAGTCGGTTCTGTAA
- a CDS encoding FAD-dependent monooxygenase, with product MQQVQVCIVGGGCVGLALALGLAKHNVSVMVLDAGPEPQPLNEAYAARVSAISLASQSLFESLGVWDAIKAQRATAYRKMSVCDADSFGRIQFNAQQLALPELGHIIENDAIRYALYQALQQHSQASLMFGSRYQSIHQTDSDVLITLEQGMPVMAKLLVAADGANSGVRSQFKLPISFWDYDHHAIVATIKTEQPHDATARQVFLPEGPLALLPLSDPHTHSIVWSTAPEHARELMAMDELSFNKALSAASDLLCGLCTVQGERAVFPLTMRYAQQWLTGKVVLMGDAAHTIHPLAGLGMNLGLKDAAHLIKALSGESEEFASHRTLREYERSRKLDAQKHIAMMQGLKELFSGSHPLKKLVRGVGLNVVDNLGPIKDLFVQQAIGE from the coding sequence ATGCAACAAGTACAAGTGTGCATAGTCGGTGGTGGGTGTGTTGGTCTGGCGCTCGCGCTGGGCCTGGCAAAGCACAATGTCTCGGTGATGGTGCTGGATGCCGGTCCTGAGCCGCAGCCACTCAATGAGGCGTATGCCGCGCGGGTCAGTGCCATTAGTTTAGCCAGTCAGAGTTTGTTTGAATCGTTGGGTGTATGGGACGCCATCAAAGCGCAGCGTGCTACGGCTTATCGTAAAATGTCGGTGTGTGATGCCGATAGCTTTGGCCGTATTCAGTTTAATGCACAGCAACTGGCTTTACCTGAACTGGGTCATATCATTGAGAATGATGCGATTCGCTATGCTCTATACCAGGCTTTGCAGCAGCACAGTCAGGCAAGTTTGATGTTTGGCAGTCGTTACCAGTCTATTCACCAGACCGACAGTGACGTGCTGATCACGCTGGAACAAGGGATGCCGGTAATGGCCAAATTGCTGGTTGCAGCAGATGGGGCAAACTCAGGAGTACGTAGTCAGTTTAAGTTGCCGATCAGCTTCTGGGATTACGATCATCATGCCATTGTCGCGACCATCAAAACCGAGCAGCCTCACGATGCCACAGCGCGGCAAGTGTTCCTGCCGGAAGGTCCGCTGGCACTGTTGCCTTTATCTGATCCGCATACCCATTCAATCGTCTGGTCAACTGCACCTGAACATGCCCGTGAGTTAATGGCGATGGACGAGCTGAGCTTTAATAAAGCATTGAGTGCTGCCAGCGACTTGCTGTGTGGTTTGTGTACGGTGCAGGGCGAACGTGCAGTATTTCCGCTAACAATGCGCTACGCACAACAGTGGTTAACCGGAAAAGTGGTGTTAATGGGCGATGCGGCACATACCATCCACCCACTTGCCGGATTGGGCATGAATCTGGGCCTCAAAGATGCCGCGCATCTGATCAAAGCACTCAGTGGAGAGAGTGAGGAGTTTGCCTCTCACCGAACACTGCGTGAGTATGAGCGCAGCCGCAAACTCGATGCACAAAAGCACATTGCGATGATGCAGGGGTTAAAGGAGCTGTTCAGCGGCAGTCACCCGCTGAAAAAGTTAGTCCGCGGTGTGGGTCTGAATGTGGTAGATAACCTCGGCCCCATTAAAGACTTATTTGTACAACAGGCCATCGGCGAATAG
- a CDS encoding LysR family transcriptional regulator: protein MKNLSIDGLRTLVTVVEVGGFAKAGELLGLSQPAVSLQIKRLEEQLGCKLFKKQGQRQVLNQYGELLLPQAKQMLQFNDGIIQQFTSESVTGRVRLGIPSEFAARILPAIIGDFVSLYPDVALEVKSRLSKHLLSVSRQDQFDLVLALNEDLNSSNYPVFMQDQLVWVGDLSLAQQQTVTLVTAPEGCIYRRRAIEALQQAGLQYRIVYSNADLTGLTAALKEGLGITVLAKSTVPATLSYQAQTSFLPELGQIGISLVKNTQESAHAVNKLAEFIALRLG from the coding sequence ATGAAAAACTTATCGATTGATGGCCTGCGCACCCTGGTGACTGTGGTTGAAGTAGGCGGTTTTGCCAAAGCAGGTGAGCTGCTGGGCCTCTCTCAGCCCGCTGTGAGTTTGCAGATCAAGCGTCTTGAAGAACAACTGGGCTGTAAACTATTTAAAAAACAGGGTCAGCGCCAGGTACTCAATCAGTATGGTGAGCTACTGCTGCCTCAGGCCAAGCAAATGCTGCAATTCAACGATGGGATCATTCAGCAATTTACCTCAGAGAGCGTCACCGGCCGGGTGCGTCTGGGGATCCCCAGTGAGTTTGCCGCGCGTATTCTGCCCGCCATTATCGGCGACTTTGTGTCTTTATATCCGGATGTCGCGCTGGAAGTGAAATCCCGACTTAGTAAGCATTTACTATCCGTATCACGCCAGGATCAGTTCGATTTGGTCCTGGCGCTAAACGAAGACCTTAATTCGTCTAACTACCCGGTGTTTATGCAGGACCAGCTGGTGTGGGTGGGCGACCTGTCTTTGGCACAACAACAAACTGTCACTTTGGTGACAGCACCAGAAGGCTGCATTTATCGTCGCCGTGCCATCGAAGCATTACAACAGGCCGGGCTGCAATACCGCATTGTATATAGTAATGCGGATTTAACCGGCCTGACGGCAGCCCTCAAAGAAGGCCTGGGCATTACGGTACTGGCCAAAAGCACCGTGCCGGCTACGCTCAGTTACCAGGCGCAAACGTCCTTTTTGCCAGAGCTGGGTCAGATTGGTATCAGCCTGGTTAAAAACACCCAGGAGTCTGCGCACGCGGTGAATAAGCTGGCCGAGTTTATTGCACTGCGCTTGGGGTAA
- the pepP gene encoding Xaa-Pro aminopeptidase, with the protein MIANLEFVTRRTQLLAQMDNNAVAVIPAAVELTRSRDTEYPFRQDSDFFYLTGFKEPDAVLVLSKDKDGATQQTLFCRNKDKLAEIWHGRRMGHEKAKAALELDQTFPLSELDDELLGLVNGRKALYYGQGTYTAFDDKIWTLLGTLRSAPKKGYRAPEIIKDVRPLLHEMRLFKSDAEIAVMRKAGEISAHAHKRAMQFAKPGATEFQLEAEIHHHYAMNGARHPAYGTIVGSGNNANILHYTDNCDELTDGDLILIDSGCELEGYAADITRTFPVSGRFSAPQKAVYELVLASQLAAFEQVKPGGTLVKANEAAMRVMTEGLIDLGILAGEVDELLDKQACKAFYMHGLGHWLGLDVHDVGEYKLDEADRPFEPGMVLTIEPGLYFDEDAEVPEQFKGIGVRIEDDLLVTPDGFENLTAAVPKTIAEIEALMRSGE; encoded by the coding sequence ATGATAGCCAACCTGGAATTTGTAACGCGCCGCACTCAGTTGCTGGCGCAGATGGATAACAACGCCGTGGCGGTGATCCCCGCTGCCGTTGAGCTGACCCGCAGCCGCGATACTGAATATCCGTTTCGTCAGGACAGTGACTTTTTCTACCTGACCGGGTTCAAAGAACCGGACGCGGTACTGGTGCTGAGCAAAGACAAAGACGGCGCAACACAACAGACACTGTTTTGTCGTAACAAAGATAAGCTGGCGGAGATTTGGCATGGTCGACGTATGGGCCATGAAAAAGCTAAAGCAGCGCTTGAGCTGGACCAGACTTTTCCATTGAGCGAGCTGGACGACGAGCTGCTGGGGTTGGTGAATGGTCGTAAGGCACTGTATTACGGTCAGGGCACATACACAGCGTTTGACGATAAGATCTGGACCCTGCTTGGTACATTACGCAGTGCACCTAAAAAAGGCTATCGGGCACCTGAGATCATCAAAGATGTACGCCCACTGCTGCATGAAATGAGACTGTTTAAGTCCGACGCTGAAATAGCAGTGATGCGCAAAGCGGGCGAGATCAGTGCGCATGCACACAAGCGTGCCATGCAATTTGCTAAACCCGGTGCCACCGAGTTCCAGCTGGAAGCTGAAATCCACCATCATTATGCCATGAATGGGGCCCGGCACCCAGCCTATGGCACCATCGTGGGCTCGGGTAACAACGCTAATATTTTGCACTATACCGACAACTGCGATGAATTAACCGACGGAGATTTGATCCTGATCGACTCCGGCTGTGAGCTTGAAGGGTATGCTGCCGACATTACCCGTACCTTCCCGGTAAGTGGCCGCTTTAGTGCGCCACAAAAAGCGGTGTACGAATTAGTCCTGGCCTCACAACTGGCGGCTTTTGAGCAGGTTAAGCCGGGTGGCACTTTGGTCAAAGCCAATGAAGCGGCCATGCGAGTGATGACCGAAGGGTTGATTGATTTGGGCATTCTCGCCGGTGAAGTGGACGAGTTACTCGATAAACAGGCTTGTAAAGCGTTCTACATGCATGGTCTTGGCCACTGGCTGGGACTGGATGTGCACGATGTTGGCGAATACAAACTGGATGAAGCCGACAGACCATTTGAACCTGGCATGGTACTGACCATAGAGCCGGGCCTGTACTTTGATGAAGATGCCGAAGTGCCGGAGCAATTTAAAGGGATTGGAGTGCGAATTGAAGATGATTTACTGGTCACCCCGGATGGCTTTGAAAACCTCACCGCAGCGGTGCCTAAAACCATTGCTGAGATAGAAGCTTTAATGCGTTCAGGCGAATAA
- the gcvH gene encoding glycine cleavage system protein GcvH translates to MSNIPSELKYATSHEWVRAEGDGTYTVGITEHAQELLGDMVFVDLPDVGDEVDAGEDCAVAESVKAASDIYAPIGGEIVAVNEELEDSPESVNNDPYGDGWLFRVKASDESELENLLDAEGYEANIDED, encoded by the coding sequence ATGAGCAACATTCCTAGCGAGTTAAAGTACGCAACGTCACACGAGTGGGTTCGCGCTGAAGGCGACGGCACTTACACAGTAGGTATCACTGAGCATGCACAGGAACTTCTGGGTGACATGGTATTCGTAGACCTACCTGACGTGGGTGACGAAGTTGACGCTGGTGAAGACTGCGCGGTTGCTGAGTCTGTAAAAGCAGCTTCTGACATCTACGCGCCAATCGGCGGTGAGATTGTTGCTGTTAACGAAGAGCTGGAAGACTCTCCTGAATCAGTAAACAACGACCCTTACGGTGACGGCTGGTTGTTCCGTGTTAAAGCGTCTGACGAAAGCGAGCTTGAAAACCTGCTTGACGCAGAAGGCTACGAAGCCAACATCGACGAAGACTAA